In the Apodemus sylvaticus chromosome 3, mApoSyl1.1, whole genome shotgun sequence genome, ATGTTATTTCCCTAAGGCCTGTGAACCCAGGCCTGATCCTGGAGTTCAGGGGCCCAGGCTCCCCTCTGCCACAGACAGAGCTCAGCATCATTAGCTTGCCGTCTTGGTCCCCGGACTGCCCCCATCCCTGTCTTCTGCTTCAAGATCTCATGAGCTTCCATTACTGTGTCTCTCACACTCCTGGCCTGTTCGCTGCAGCTGTGACTCTATCCCTCTCCTGGCCCATTCCCCCCGGGACGCAGGATATAGCTAGCATACCAGAGAGTCAGGAGTCTGCTCTGTACAGGCTAGTGAAGGTGACTGTCCACCTGGACAGGAGTCCTAGGGCTGACAAGAGCTAGGCCCAGCATGCAGAGGCCAAGTCCAGGCACGACCTGGGCCATCTGGCCAGGCCAGGTGCCAGTGAGCTTCAGGGTGAGGGTTGGCAGACAGCAAACAGAAACACGCGGTGCCCAGTTAAATTTGAATGTCAGGTAAACACAGACTCATTTTTAGCCTAAGTATACCTCATACAATATTTGGGACATACTTATAGCAAAAAAACTGATTCCTGTTTACCTGACATTCACAGTGAACTGGGCGCCCTGTGTTTGATCTGGCAGCTCTGTCTGGGGGCCTGGGAGTGAGGGGAGGTTTCTCAGGGACAGCCAGTTCTACAAACTTGGTTTGGGGGTAGAGGCACAATTCCTGACCAGAAAGAGGGCTCAGTTTCCAAATGGGGACCTGGTAAGGGGTCACGTGACATCCTAACACAGTCATCTAACAGCAGAAGAGAGGGTCAGTGTGTTCCGCTGAGCCCTATGAGTGGGCACACAGTGGGTCCTCCATGAGTGAATGAGACTCCTCACAGCCTATCCCCAGAGGATATGGGCTATGCAGCCAGGAGAGGGCTCTAGAACTCTGCTCCTCGGTTCCTCGGAGCTAATGCAGGGTACATGGCTCCAGCCCAGGGCTCTCCAAAGGCAGGCTTGAGGGCTTCTCCTTCCCAGCCCACTGTGTCCCAGGCCAGTATTGATGCTCAGCTCTGGTCAGAGGTGCAGGAGAGGGGCCTGAAGCAGGGGAACTCGGCCTTCTAAAGTGGAGGGACAGACCTGAGGTACCGTCCTACGTTCCCTAGGAAGCATCCAAGCCAGCCACGGGGCACCTAAGAGCCAGACTGTTGGAGACCCTTTGTGCCTGGGGATGAGGTTTCAACCATGATCCCATAGTCCACTCGTCCCGGGGTCTCCCCGGAGAGGACAGCTGGGGAAAGGTCTGTTTTCCCCTTATACCTCTCAAGACAGAGTCCTTAAACAGCTTGTCCATCTACCTATCTGCccatctatctgttgacccatctATAAACCCAACCACCTACCCGTCTGTCCATAGCCATCCACCCAgccctccacccatccacctgtcTATCCATCTCTCCACCATTCCCCCTACATATCCATCCCTCCACCCACCTGCCTACACATCTGTCCATCCGTCTATCTACCTACACATCTGTCCATCTACTCACTCGTCCTGACCACTtatctacccactcacccacctatCTACCCATCCAACCACCCATTCACCTATCCCCCGCCTGCCTTTTATCCATTTCCAcatctccccacccacccacccacccacccactcatccactcgCTCTCCCATCTCCAGCCTCTCAGCTCACCCTTTCAGCAGCTCGCCCGCCCACTGCTCCACTCCTCTCCACACTGAGATGATTCATCCCCGAAACCCCCCATCCAGGTCTCCTGCTAAAGGGGCTCAGAGCAAGTCATCCAACTCTACCAAGGACACCTGTGCTGTGCCATGCCCAGATCTGCCCCTGGCTCGAAGAACCAGGATGACTATGGATGAGACCCTGGAGACTCAGAACCGCAGTGTTCCCTTCCTTAGAATGGGGCTCGCAATAACTGCTAGGGTTGGATGGAGAGGCATGccggtgtgggggatgggggcatTCCCAAAGAGAACCACTTGCCACAGCTCATTTTGATGATCGAGTCCGGGTCCCtgggcagtgggcatggggaggcccttgttttttgttttttcgtttgtttgtttggttggttggttggtttttttcgagacagggtttctctgtatagctctggctgtcctggaactcactctgtagactaggctggcctcgaactcagaaatccgcctgcctctgcctcccagagtgctgggattacaggcgtgcaccaccaccgcctgcctAGGCCCTTGGTTTTGATGGCTCCCACTGACTCTGAGATGCCCCCCCTCAGTGGGGGTGTGCAGTCGGCTCACCCTATCATCCAGATGCCACAGTAAATCCTTCAGAGAATgtaggagttggagggcagataGGGTGTCAGTCCCCCTGCCGTGGGGGGCTGGAGCCTGCCCCCTCCTACACCGAAGACCTCTGTTTCCCTCAAAGTGTAGGAAGGGGGCTGGGCTGGACACCCTTGTGGCCTGGCCTGGTCCCCTGTGTCACCCTGTTAGTAACACGTTAGCTCTGAGCCTATAATCACACCTGTCCAGGGAAGAACCAGGCCAGCGTTCCTTTAAATTGGGCTCTAATTGCAGCTTCTCGCGCAGTCAGATGTGACCAGCCCCAGCTGTGTGAATCAGCGAGGTTGTCCTGGCCTGCCCCCACAGGGCCCAGGACCCCCCCAGGGCCTGTTTTGGCTCTTAGGGAGCCACAGTGGGGCTGTGGCTGATGTCCCTAGAGGATCCACACTCCCTGCCGCCCCATGGGTTGGGTATTTTCTGCCGAGGGGACTTTGTGATCTTTCCGTCGCTCTGTGACACAGAGACTATGTCACCTTGCGCatgcgtttgtgtgtgtatgtgtgtgtgtgtaaaaaaggGAGAAACTGAGGGGTCAAACAGACAAAGGCAATTTCCCAAGGTCCATGAGCCTGGATGTGTCCAAGTCTGGATTTGAACCCAGCTTTGTTTGATGCCTAAGCTTTTGTTCTTGGCTTGAAGCTTAGAAGAACTCTACACAGGGCCATCAAAGCCTCCTTCCTGAGGGTCTCCAAGAGGCATCTAAGATCAGTCTACTTCCACCACAGCCTTCTTCTGCCATCTGCCCCTTCCCCCTGGTAACAAAGACCCATCTGCCCTTTCTTGTGAGGCAGTCCCCCTGTCCCCCCTCCTCTTTCAGGGTTGAGTTCACCACTCTGCCCCCTCCCGCCCATCCCCCACAGAAGTGGGAGCCAGGCCTAGAGAGTGGGGTGTGGCAAGGAGCCAGAAGCAGCTCCCTCTTCGGTGGGCAGGAGAGGAGCCTGCGGTTCCATGTTTGTTCTGGAGACCCAGCCGCTTCCCCAAGGAGACAGCCAGTGGTTCCCAGGCCACAGCCCCTCAGGCGGAGCCAGACCACGGCTGGCCAGCCCTGACGGGCTCCGCCAGGGCCTGGCGCTGGGTGGTCTGGGCAGCAGCCAGGGAGGCCTCAGTCCTGCCCTGAGGCCAGGAGCCATGATGAAAGCCAAGCTGAAAGGAACCTGGAGGGGGTCCTGAGGTCTGGGGgtgtgggcagaggcaggcatcaGGACCTGGAGGGGGTCCTGAGGTCTGGGGGTGTGGGCAGAGGCGGGCATCAGGACCTGGAGGGGGTCCTGAGGTCTGGGGGTGTGGGCAGAGGCGGGCATCAGGACCTGGAGGGGATCCTGAGGTCTGGGGGTGTGGGCAGGGGCGGGCATCAGGACCTGGAGGGGGTCCTGAGGTCTGGGGGTGT is a window encoding:
- the LOC127680381 gene encoding basic proline-rich protein-like, which gives rise to MVAQETSGPPPGPDACLCPHPQTSGPPPGTDAHLCPHPQTSGPPPGPDARLCPHPQTSGPPPGLDARPCPHPQTSGPPPGPDARLCPHPQTSGPPPGPDARPCPHPQTSGSPPGPDARLCPHPQTSGPPPGPDARLCPHPQTSGPPPGPDACLCPHPQTSGPPPGSFQLGFHHGSWPQGRTEASLAAAQTTQRQALAEPVRAGQPWSGSA